A single Cupriavidus sp. D39 DNA region contains:
- a CDS encoding Fe(3+) ABC transporter substrate-binding protein, translated as MTVFRRLLPRAAALAVLALPLAVSAQEKVLNLYTARHYQTDEALYANFTKQTGIKINRIEGQEDPLLERIKSEGANSPADVFITVDIGRLWRAQQAGVFAPLKSSVLESRIPANYRDPNGDWFGFSARARVIAYNKATVKPGDIKTYEDLADPKWKGKLCIRSSGHVYNLSLMSSLIAHDGEAKTEQWTRGVVANLARAPKGGDTDQLKAVAAGECEIAVANTYYIARILKSTKPEDKAVAEKLGVLWPNQASQGVHMNISGGGMLKHAPNKESARAFLEYLASDEAQRYFADGNNEWPVVESVKISNPALEALGSFKADKINVAELGKHQPQAQKLADKAGYK; from the coding sequence ATGACCGTATTCCGCCGCTTGCTGCCGCGCGCCGCTGCGCTCGCTGTTCTGGCATTGCCGCTCGCCGTGTCCGCCCAGGAGAAGGTGCTGAACCTTTACACCGCGCGCCACTACCAGACCGACGAAGCGCTCTACGCCAACTTCACCAAGCAGACCGGCATCAAGATCAACCGCATCGAGGGCCAGGAAGACCCGCTGCTGGAGCGCATCAAGAGCGAGGGTGCCAATAGCCCGGCCGATGTGTTCATCACCGTCGACATCGGCCGGTTGTGGCGGGCCCAGCAGGCGGGCGTGTTCGCGCCGCTCAAGTCGAGCGTGCTGGAGTCGCGCATTCCCGCCAACTACCGCGACCCGAACGGCGACTGGTTCGGCTTCTCGGCGCGGGCCCGCGTGATCGCCTACAACAAGGCCACGGTCAAGCCCGGCGACATCAAGACTTACGAAGATCTCGCCGATCCCAAGTGGAAGGGCAAGCTTTGCATCCGCTCCAGCGGCCACGTGTACAACCTGTCGCTGATGTCCAGCCTGATCGCCCATGACGGCGAGGCCAAGACCGAGCAATGGACGCGCGGCGTGGTGGCCAACCTGGCCCGGGCGCCCAAGGGCGGGGACACCGACCAGCTCAAGGCGGTGGCAGCGGGCGAGTGCGAGATCGCGGTGGCCAACACCTACTACATCGCCCGTATCCTCAAGTCGACCAAGCCCGAGGACAAGGCCGTGGCGGAAAAGCTCGGCGTGCTGTGGCCCAACCAGGCCAGCCAGGGCGTGCACATGAACATCTCCGGCGGCGGCATGCTCAAGCATGCGCCCAACAAGGAGTCGGCGCGCGCGTTCCTGGAGTACCTGGCCAGCGACGAAGCGCAGCGCTACTTTGCCGATGGCAACAATGAGTGGCCGGTGGTGGAAAGCGTGAAGATCAGCAATCCGGCGCTGGAAGCCCTGGGCAGCTTCAAGGCGGACAAGATCAACGTGGCCGAACTGGGCAAGCACCAGCCGCAAGCGCAGAAGCTGGCGGACAAGGCTGGGTACAAGTAA
- a CDS encoding ABC transporter permease, whose translation MILLRPSRTRRLHPLALVAALAALLIALPIAQVAGSLLVPSGDTWRHLADTVLAEYVGNTLWLLAGVCAGVLLVGVPTAWLVSTYRFTGRAWLEWALVLPLAMPAYVIAYAYTDALQFAGPVQSWLREVTGWRAREYWFPDIRSLGGAIVLFTLVLYPYVYLTARAAFLQQTLNTLEAARLLGYGTWGSIWRVMLPLARPGIVAGTALALMETLADFGTVAYFGIPTFSTGIYRAWFSLGDKNAAAQLSACMLLFVIGILLVERASRGRARVHGGQRRAPAYRLHGWRAALALLVGLVPVLLGFAIPALMLCKMALAEGDAQFGPRFIGLVRNSFALASVTALIAVLAALVIGYAGRGMAAGRGWLLRALTRVCGMGYALPGSVVAVGVLVPVARLDNAMSAWLQQHLGWSAGLLLTGGIAALVYAYLVRFLGVALQTVNAGLVKITPGMDAAARSLGHGPGATLRRVHLPMLRGSLLTAALIVFVDVMKELPATFVMRPFNFDTLAVQAYNLASDERLAGAATASLVIVAVGLLPVILLSRSIRRDARE comes from the coding sequence ATGATCCTGCTTCGCCCGAGCCGTACCCGCCGCCTGCACCCGCTAGCCCTGGTTGCCGCCCTGGCCGCGCTGCTGATCGCCTTGCCGATCGCGCAGGTGGCCGGCAGCCTGCTCGTGCCCAGCGGCGACACCTGGCGGCATCTGGCCGATACGGTCCTGGCCGAGTACGTTGGCAACACGCTGTGGCTGCTGGCCGGGGTCTGCGCCGGCGTGCTGCTGGTAGGCGTGCCCACCGCGTGGCTGGTCAGCACCTACCGGTTCACCGGGCGGGCCTGGCTGGAATGGGCGCTGGTGCTGCCGCTGGCGATGCCGGCTTATGTCATTGCCTACGCCTATACCGATGCCCTGCAGTTCGCCGGCCCGGTGCAAAGCTGGCTGCGCGAAGTGACCGGCTGGCGTGCGCGCGAATACTGGTTCCCCGATATCCGCTCGCTGGGCGGCGCCATCGTGCTGTTCACGCTGGTGCTCTACCCTTATGTCTACCTGACTGCGCGCGCGGCCTTCCTGCAGCAGACGCTGAACACGCTGGAAGCGGCAAGGCTGCTTGGCTATGGCACCTGGGGCAGCATCTGGCGCGTGATGCTGCCGCTGGCGAGGCCCGGCATTGTGGCCGGCACCGCGCTCGCGCTGATGGAGACACTGGCCGATTTCGGCACGGTGGCCTATTTCGGCATCCCGACCTTTTCCACGGGCATCTACCGCGCCTGGTTCTCGCTGGGCGACAAGAACGCGGCAGCGCAGTTGTCGGCCTGCATGCTGCTGTTCGTGATCGGCATCCTGCTGGTCGAGCGCGCCAGCCGTGGCCGCGCCCGCGTGCACGGCGGCCAGCGCCGCGCGCCGGCCTACCGGCTGCACGGCTGGCGTGCCGCGCTGGCGCTGCTGGTAGGCTTGGTGCCTGTGCTGCTGGGCTTTGCCATCCCGGCGCTGATGCTGTGCAAGATGGCGCTGGCCGAAGGCGACGCGCAGTTCGGCCCGCGCTTTATCGGCCTGGTGCGCAACAGCTTCGCGCTGGCCAGCGTCACCGCGCTGATCGCGGTGCTGGCAGCGCTGGTGATCGGTTATGCGGGGCGCGGCATGGCCGCCGGCCGGGGCTGGCTGCTGCGCGCGCTGACGCGGGTGTGCGGCATGGGCTATGCCCTGCCCGGCTCGGTGGTGGCGGTCGGCGTGCTGGTGCCGGTGGCGCGACTGGACAATGCCATGTCGGCCTGGCTGCAGCAGCATCTGGGATGGTCGGCCGGGCTCCTGCTGACCGGCGGCATTGCCGCGCTGGTCTATGCCTACCTGGTGCGCTTTCTGGGCGTGGCGCTGCAAACCGTCAACGCTGGCCTGGTCAAGATCACGCCGGGCATGGACGCGGCGGCGCGCAGTCTTGGCCACGGCCCCGGCGCCACGCTGCGGCGCGTGCACCTGCCGATGCTGCGCGGCAGCCTGCTGACCGCGGCGTTGATCGTCTTCGTCGATGTCATGAAGGAGCTGCCGGCCACCTTCGTGATGCGGCCGTTCAACTTCGACACGCTGGCCGTGCAGGCCTACAACCTGGCCTCCGACGAGCGCCTGGCCGGGGCCGCCACCGCCTCGCTGGTGATCGTGGCGGTGGGCCTGCTGCCGGTGATCCTGCTGTCGCGCTCGATACGGCGGGATGCGCGGGAATAA
- a CDS encoding ABC transporter ATP-binding protein produces MPARSDIVIEVDRIHHGFGSQRVVNDLSFTLARGSIACLLGPSGCGKTTVLRAIAGFEPLREGRILLQGQVMSSPGFAVAPEHRRIGMVFQDYALFPHLSVADNVAFGLHAVRRGERAARVEEMLALVGLAGSGGKFAHELSGGQQQRVALARALAPKPELLLLDEPFSNLDIELRERLSLEVRDILKAQGATAILVTHDQYEAFAMADEIGVMHAGAIEQWDSAHNLYHRPATRVVAGFIGQGVLIPGQLASPHSVTLELGTLHSKEPLGVPPATAEVDVLIRPDDIVHDDDSPLRAQILHKAFRGAEILYTLRLAGGGQVLSLVPSHHDHALGEHIGIRVEVDDVVAFRRG; encoded by the coding sequence ATGCCAGCACGATCCGATATCGTGATCGAGGTCGATCGCATCCACCATGGCTTTGGCAGCCAGCGCGTTGTCAACGACCTGTCCTTCACCCTCGCGCGCGGCAGCATCGCCTGCCTGCTCGGCCCCAGCGGTTGCGGCAAGACCACCGTGCTGCGCGCCATCGCGGGTTTCGAGCCGCTGCGCGAAGGCCGCATCCTGCTGCAAGGGCAGGTGATGTCGTCGCCAGGGTTTGCCGTGGCGCCCGAGCACCGGCGCATCGGCATGGTGTTCCAGGACTACGCCTTGTTCCCGCACCTGAGCGTGGCGGACAACGTGGCCTTCGGGCTGCATGCCGTGCGCCGCGGCGAACGCGCGGCGCGGGTCGAGGAAATGCTCGCGCTGGTGGGCCTGGCCGGATCCGGCGGCAAGTTTGCGCATGAACTCTCGGGTGGCCAGCAGCAGCGCGTGGCGCTGGCTCGCGCACTGGCGCCAAAGCCGGAGCTGCTGCTGCTCGACGAGCCGTTCTCCAACCTTGACATCGAGCTGCGCGAGCGCCTGAGCCTGGAGGTGCGCGACATCCTCAAGGCCCAGGGCGCCACCGCCATCCTGGTCACGCACGACCAGTACGAGGCCTTTGCCATGGCCGACGAGATCGGCGTGATGCACGCCGGCGCCATCGAGCAGTGGGACAGCGCGCACAACCTGTATCACCGGCCGGCCACGCGCGTGGTCGCGGGCTTCATCGGGCAGGGCGTGCTGATCCCGGGCCAGCTTGCCAGCCCACACTCGGTCACGCTGGAACTCGGCACGCTGCACAGCAAGGAGCCGCTGGGCGTTCCGCCTGCCACGGCAGAGGTCGATGTGCTGATCCGCCCCGACGATATCGTCCACGACGACGACAGCCCGCTGCGCGCCCAGATACTGCACAAGGCCTTTCGCGGCGCAGAGATCCTGTACACCCTGCGCCTGGCCGGCGGCGGGCAGGTACTGTCGCTGGTGCCTTCGCACCACGATCATGCGCTAGGCGAACACATCGGCATTCGCGTGGAGGTTGACGACGTGGTGGCGTTCCGGCGCGGATGA
- a CDS encoding TRAP transporter substrate-binding protein yields MRRQCLRSGLLLALLACGASQAWAQPAAGATWRMATEYPASAMPGEGLGTFADEVKARTAGAIEVKPSFDASAGVKSAQMPAAVKEGRLEGGDAFGGALGAVDPLFLLSSLPFVATSVDSAKRLAELARADYARAFEAQGQHLLYVTPWPPTGLWSRNAVATLTDLRALSVRTYDETSTEVMRAAGAQSTNLSFADAMPRLKDGTVKAVLSSGDGGAGRKLWDYLPNFTAIGYAMPLSFTTVNAAAYAALPPALRASVDAAAQATEQKQWARLGTRLAENAARMRANGVTIQDNPAPAVQQALRDAGAGAVTAWRARVGSERAGVLDAFTRNERAAR; encoded by the coding sequence CTGCGCCGCCAATGCCTGCGCAGCGGCCTGCTGCTGGCCTTGCTGGCCTGCGGCGCAAGCCAGGCCTGGGCCCAGCCGGCTGCCGGCGCCACGTGGCGGATGGCCACCGAGTACCCGGCCAGCGCCATGCCGGGCGAAGGGCTGGGCACCTTCGCCGACGAGGTCAAGGCGCGCACCGCAGGCGCAATCGAGGTCAAGCCCAGCTTTGACGCCAGCGCGGGCGTCAAGTCCGCGCAGATGCCGGCCGCGGTGAAAGAAGGGCGACTGGAGGGCGGCGACGCCTTCGGCGGCGCGCTGGGTGCGGTCGATCCGCTGTTCCTGCTGTCTTCGCTGCCGTTCGTCGCCACCTCGGTCGACTCAGCCAAGCGCCTTGCCGAACTCGCCCGCGCCGACTACGCGCGCGCCTTCGAGGCGCAGGGGCAGCATCTGCTCTACGTCACGCCGTGGCCGCCCACCGGCTTGTGGTCGCGCAACGCCGTTGCCACGCTGACCGACCTGCGCGCGCTATCGGTGCGCACCTATGACGAGACTTCCACCGAAGTCATGCGCGCTGCCGGCGCGCAGTCGACCAACCTGTCGTTTGCCGACGCGATGCCGCGCCTGAAAGACGGCACGGTCAAGGCGGTGCTGTCGTCCGGCGATGGAGGCGCCGGCCGCAAGCTTTGGGACTACCTGCCCAACTTCACGGCCATCGGCTATGCGATGCCGTTGTCGTTCACCACGGTCAATGCGGCCGCGTATGCGGCCTTGCCGCCCGCTTTGCGTGCCTCGGTGGACGCCGCCGCGCAGGCGACCGAGCAAAAGCAGTGGGCCCGCCTGGGCACCCGCCTGGCAGAGAACGCCGCGCGCATGCGCGCCAACGGCGTGACCATCCAGGACAACCCCGCTCCGGCGGTGCAGCAGGCACTGCGCGATGCCGGCGCGGGCGCGGTGACGGCCTGGCGCGCGCGCGTGGGCAGCGAGCGTGCCGGCGTGCTGGATGCCTTCACGCGCAATGAGCGCGCCGCGCGCTGA
- a CDS encoding replication-associated recombination protein A, producing MADTLFSEAPDRSQQPLAERLRPRNIDEVIGQQHLLGAGKPLRVAFASGEPHSMILWGPPGVGKTTLARLMATAFDAEFIALSAVLSGVKDIREAVERAEQYRAHGRRTLVFVDEVHRFNKSQQDAFLPHVESGLFTFIGATTENPSFEVNGALLSRAAVYVLKSLDDAELTQLARRASEELGGLQWEEEALLLIVASADGDGRKLLNNIEIVARAARSANAPVIDNALLGSALSENLRRFDKGGDAFYDQISALHKSVRGSDPDATLYWFCRMIDGGADPRYLARRIVRMAWEDIGLADPRAARITLDAAETYERLGSPEGELALAQALIYLAVAPKSNAGYNAYNTARAFVAKDKSRGVPVHLRNAPTKLMKELGYGHAYRYAHDEPEAYAAGEHYFPDDLKRPGWYKPTPRGLEGKIGDKLRHLRDLDAQWRRQQGKGRGRDDDGGDGGGAQ from the coding sequence GTGGCGGACACGCTGTTTTCCGAAGCTCCCGATCGTTCCCAACAACCCCTGGCCGAGCGCCTGCGTCCGCGCAATATCGACGAGGTGATCGGCCAGCAACACCTGCTTGGCGCCGGCAAGCCGCTGCGGGTGGCGTTCGCGTCCGGCGAGCCGCATTCCATGATCCTGTGGGGCCCGCCCGGCGTGGGCAAGACCACGCTGGCGCGGCTGATGGCCACGGCCTTCGATGCCGAGTTCATCGCGTTGTCGGCGGTGCTGTCCGGCGTCAAGGACATCCGCGAGGCAGTCGAGCGTGCCGAGCAATACCGGGCCCACGGACGGCGCACGCTGGTGTTCGTGGACGAGGTGCACCGCTTCAACAAGAGCCAGCAGGACGCCTTCCTGCCGCACGTGGAAAGCGGGCTGTTCACCTTTATCGGCGCCACCACCGAGAACCCGTCCTTCGAGGTCAACGGCGCATTGCTGTCGCGCGCCGCGGTGTATGTGCTCAAGAGCCTGGACGACGCGGAACTGACGCAACTGGCGCGGCGCGCCAGCGAAGAGCTGGGTGGCCTGCAGTGGGAGGAAGAGGCGCTGCTGCTGATCGTGGCCTCGGCCGATGGCGATGGCCGCAAGCTGCTCAACAATATCGAGATCGTGGCGCGCGCCGCGCGCAGTGCCAACGCGCCGGTCATCGACAACGCGTTGCTCGGCAGCGCCTTGTCGGAGAACCTGCGCCGCTTCGACAAGGGCGGCGACGCGTTCTACGATCAGATCAGCGCGCTGCACAAGTCCGTGCGCGGCTCCGATCCCGATGCCACGCTGTACTGGTTCTGCCGCATGATCGACGGCGGCGCCGATCCGCGCTACCTGGCGCGGCGCATCGTGCGCATGGCGTGGGAGGACATCGGCCTGGCCGATCCGCGTGCCGCCCGCATCACGTTGGATGCCGCCGAGACCTACGAACGGCTGGGCTCGCCCGAAGGCGAGCTCGCGCTGGCGCAAGCCTTGATCTACCTGGCCGTGGCGCCCAAGTCCAATGCCGGCTACAACGCCTACAACACCGCGCGTGCCTTCGTGGCCAAGGACAAGTCGCGGGGCGTGCCGGTGCACCTGCGCAATGCGCCGACCAAGCTGATGAAAGAACTCGGCTACGGCCACGCCTACCGCTACGCGCACGACGAGCCCGAAGCCTATGCCGCCGGCGAGCACTACTTCCCCGACGACCTCAAGCGCCCGGGCTGGTACAAGCCCACGCCGCGCGGGCTGGAAGGCAAGATCGGCGACAAGCTGCGCCACCTGCGAGATCTTGACGCGCAATGGCGCCGGCAGCAGGGCAAAGGCAGGGGCAGGGACGACGACGGTGGCGACGGCGGCGGGGCGCAATAG
- the serS gene encoding serine--tRNA ligase produces MLDIQLFRKDIDAVAQRLATRGFQLDVAAFQALEAERKQLQTRTEELQARRNSLSKQIGMLKGKGEDASAVMAEVGGIGDALKASAARLDEIQAQLADILEAIPNLPHESVPVGRDETGNVEVRRVGTPRSFDFEVKDHVDVGERLGLDFDTASKVTGSRFAMLRGGIARMHRALVQLMLDTHTIEHGYTEMYVPYIVNAASMRGTGQLPKFEEDLFKVPRKVGSEEGERIENFYLIPTAEVPLTNIVRDAIVAGDKLPLRFVAHTPCFRSEAGSYGRDTRGMIRQHQFDKVELVQVVQPEHSFDALEQLTGHAEAILKKLDLPFRTVVLCTGDMGFGSTKTYDLEVWIPAQGTYREISSCSNMGDFQARRMQARFRAGQGKPELLHTLNGSGLAVGRTLVAILENYQNADGSLTVPAALQPYLGGLARLEPEA; encoded by the coding sequence ATGCTAGACATCCAGCTGTTCCGCAAAGACATCGACGCCGTGGCGCAACGCCTTGCCACGCGCGGATTCCAACTCGACGTAGCGGCCTTCCAGGCACTCGAAGCCGAGCGCAAGCAACTGCAGACCCGGACCGAGGAACTGCAGGCGCGCCGCAACAGCCTCTCCAAGCAGATCGGCATGCTCAAGGGCAAGGGCGAGGACGCCTCCGCGGTGATGGCCGAAGTCGGCGGCATCGGCGATGCCCTCAAGGCATCGGCCGCGCGCCTGGACGAAATCCAGGCGCAGCTCGCCGATATCCTGGAGGCCATCCCCAACCTGCCGCACGAAAGTGTGCCGGTGGGCCGGGACGAGACCGGCAACGTGGAAGTGCGCCGCGTCGGCACGCCCCGCAGCTTCGACTTCGAGGTCAAGGACCATGTCGACGTGGGCGAGCGCCTCGGGCTGGATTTCGATACCGCGAGCAAGGTCACGGGCTCGCGCTTCGCCATGCTGCGCGGTGGCATCGCACGCATGCACCGCGCGCTGGTGCAGCTGATGCTGGACACCCACACGATCGAGCACGGCTACACCGAGATGTACGTGCCCTACATCGTCAATGCCGCATCGATGCGCGGCACCGGCCAGCTGCCCAAGTTCGAAGAAGACCTGTTCAAGGTGCCGCGCAAGGTCGGCAGTGAAGAGGGCGAGCGCATCGAGAACTTCTACCTTATCCCCACGGCCGAGGTACCGCTGACCAACATCGTGCGCGACGCCATCGTGGCCGGCGACAAGCTGCCGCTGCGTTTCGTTGCCCACACGCCTTGCTTCCGCTCGGAAGCCGGCTCCTACGGCCGCGACACGCGCGGCATGATTCGCCAGCACCAATTCGACAAGGTCGAGCTCGTGCAGGTGGTGCAGCCCGAGCACTCGTTCGATGCGCTGGAGCAGCTCACCGGCCACGCCGAAGCTATCCTGAAGAAGCTCGACCTGCCGTTCCGCACCGTGGTGCTGTGCACCGGCGACATGGGCTTTGGCAGCACCAAGACCTATGACCTCGAAGTGTGGATCCCCGCGCAGGGCACCTACCGCGAGATCAGCTCCTGCTCGAACATGGGCGACTTCCAGGCCCGCCGCATGCAGGCCCGCTTCCGTGCCGGCCAAGGCAAGCCGGAACTGCTGCATACGCTCAACGGCTCCGGCCTGGCGGTTGGCCGCACGCTGGTGGCGATCCTGGAGAACTACCAGAACGCGGATGGTTCTCTGACGGTGCCGGCCGCATTGCAGCCGTACCTGGGCGGCCTGGCGCGCCTTGAGCCCGAGGCGTAA
- a CDS encoding hemolysin family protein — MFALILLLLILISAFFSISEIALTASRRTKLQVLSERGDRRATKIMLLKEEPGNFFTIVQIGVNSVAILAGIVGEKHVSDLLQTALLPYLDVVTTQRIANVGSFLIVTLLFIQFADLIPKRIAMTFPEACALVVIGPMLTLIKIFKPLVYVFNGAANATLHVFGVPTKHIDQITTEDIAAMVDAGAEAGVLHKHEIHLIENVFELDAKNVTAVMTPRDDVVYIGLDESADSLRRKLVNYPQAQYPVCGHNLDDVLGYIDSKDILQMFLADDSTGVIGNIGNIGKHHDKNVLVIPDTLTLTESLTRFREMHQNFAVVMNEYGLVVGIVTLDDIVGALMGNIIYSTEDEQIVRRDESSWLVDGVTPLVDLKKALELDELPGEDYVDTAAGLVIYTLKRIPKKSEAIEAAGFRFEVLDIDHHKIDQLLVSRLPPAEPFQP; from the coding sequence ATGTTCGCCCTTATCCTGCTTCTCCTTATCCTGATCAGCGCCTTCTTCTCGATTTCCGAGATCGCGCTGACCGCATCGCGCCGCACCAAGCTGCAGGTGCTGTCGGAGCGTGGCGACCGCCGCGCCACCAAGATCATGCTGCTCAAGGAGGAGCCGGGCAACTTCTTCACCATCGTGCAGATCGGCGTCAACAGCGTGGCCATCCTGGCCGGTATCGTCGGCGAGAAGCATGTCTCCGACCTGCTGCAGACGGCGCTGCTGCCCTACCTGGACGTGGTCACTACCCAGCGCATCGCCAATGTCGGCTCTTTCCTGATCGTCACCCTGCTCTTCATCCAGTTCGCCGACCTGATCCCCAAGCGCATCGCCATGACGTTTCCAGAGGCCTGCGCGCTGGTGGTGATCGGGCCGATGCTCACGCTCATCAAGATCTTCAAGCCGCTGGTCTATGTGTTCAACGGCGCCGCCAACGCCACCCTGCACGTGTTCGGCGTGCCCACCAAGCACATCGACCAGATCACCACGGAAGACATCGCCGCCATGGTCGATGCCGGGGCGGAGGCCGGCGTGCTGCACAAGCACGAGATCCACCTGATCGAGAACGTGTTCGAGCTGGACGCGAAGAACGTCACCGCGGTGATGACCCCGCGCGACGATGTGGTCTACATCGGCCTGGACGAGTCCGCCGACAGCCTGCGGCGCAAGCTGGTCAACTATCCGCAAGCGCAGTATCCGGTGTGCGGGCATAACCTCGACGACGTGCTGGGCTATATCGATTCGAAGGACATCCTGCAGATGTTCCTCGCCGACGATTCCACCGGCGTGATCGGCAACATCGGCAATATCGGCAAGCACCACGACAAGAACGTGCTGGTGATCCCGGACACGCTGACGCTCACCGAATCGCTCACGCGCTTTCGCGAGATGCACCAGAATTTTGCGGTAGTGATGAACGAGTATGGACTGGTGGTGGGCATCGTCACGCTGGACGATATCGTTGGCGCGCTGATGGGCAACATCATCTACTCCACCGAAGACGAGCAGATCGTGCGGCGCGACGAGAGTTCGTGGCTGGTCGACGGCGTGACGCCGCTGGTGGACCTGAAGAAGGCGCTGGAGCTCGATGAGCTGCCCGGCGAAGACTACGTCGACACCGCCGCCGGGCTCGTCATCTACACGCTCAAGCGGATCCCGAAGAAATCGGAAGCGATCGAGGCCGCGGGATTCCGCTTTGAGGTGCTGGACATCGACCATCACAAGATCGATCAGTTGCTGGTCTCGCGGCTGCCGCCGGCGGAGCCGTTCCAGCCGTAA
- a CDS encoding LysR family transcriptional regulator, translating into MRLRQIEVFRAVMLTGTVSEAARLLHVSQPVVTRVLQHAEATLGFRLFDRVKGRLQATPEANALYGDVERLYGEIERVRRVSESLRHKGAGRLRVAATPSLANPLLVPAARRFCARHPDTQVQVLTHHTGEIVQGLLANQIDLGFAFSPPRHEAIISEPVAGGQMLLAVPRGEPLAARGRRADVPMHRLVARPFIAYDDNSSLGLLVRQTLARNALEPRSTLEVQTYSLALALVDAGLGLTLLDQYTALGANPERVSLHEVKPALPFEIQLLRASHRGSSSLADDMREQFAAAAIALAAALPQRLEAPAVSFEHAPK; encoded by the coding sequence ATGCGATTGCGTCAGATCGAAGTCTTCCGGGCGGTGATGCTGACCGGCACCGTCAGCGAGGCCGCGCGGCTGCTGCACGTCTCCCAGCCGGTCGTCACCCGCGTGCTGCAGCATGCCGAGGCCACGCTCGGCTTCCGTTTGTTCGACCGGGTAAAAGGCAGGCTGCAGGCCACGCCCGAGGCCAACGCGCTGTATGGCGATGTCGAGCGGCTATATGGCGAGATCGAGCGGGTGCGCCGCGTTTCCGAAAGCCTGCGCCACAAAGGCGCCGGCCGCCTGCGCGTGGCGGCCACGCCGAGCCTGGCCAATCCGCTGCTGGTGCCAGCCGCACGCCGCTTTTGCGCGCGCCATCCCGACACCCAGGTGCAGGTACTGACCCACCACACCGGCGAGATCGTGCAAGGCTTGCTGGCCAACCAGATCGACCTGGGCTTCGCCTTCTCGCCACCGCGCCACGAAGCCATCATCAGCGAACCGGTAGCTGGCGGCCAGATGCTGCTGGCGGTGCCGCGCGGCGAGCCGCTGGCGGCCCGCGGCCGGCGGGCCGACGTGCCAATGCACCGGCTGGTGGCGCGCCCTTTCATCGCCTACGACGACAACAGCTCGCTCGGGCTGCTGGTGCGCCAGACCCTGGCGCGCAATGCGCTCGAGCCGCGCTCGACGCTGGAAGTCCAGACCTATTCGCTGGCGCTGGCCCTGGTCGATGCCGGCCTGGGCCTCACCTTGCTAGACCAGTACACCGCGCTGGGCGCAAACCCGGAGCGTGTGTCGCTGCATGAGGTCAAGCCCGCGTTGCCTTTCGAGATCCAGCTGCTGCGCGCCAGCCACCGCGGCAGCTCCAGCCTGGCCGACGATATGCGCGAGCAGTTTGCCGCCGCCGCAATAGCGCTGGCTGCTGCGCTGCCGCAGCGGCTGGAGGCGCCGGCGGTCAGCTTCGAGCATGCCCCTAAATGA